AAAGAGCCAGGTcgtaagtttgctcttaaaaacatccagcgagggaTTTCTGGGGGCAGAcggttccagaggcaaggggccgagaaggccccgtttcttgttctttccctctgggcctccctcagcgtttggcccctcagccacccctctTGGCTAGAGTGaatgatttgggtagatctagatgggaggcggcgttccaccagatatcaaTGTCCTAAACCCTTTAGGAAACCAGGCGGCCAACCCACCCCTTCAAACTCAGTCCCCTCCCACAACACACCCGGAAGTGCACGCGGCCAGCTCTGCCCCGTCAGCCTGAGGCTCCAGGTGGGTCTCTCCATGCCCAGAAGAACAGAGAAGTCTCCTTCACCACGACTAGCATCCTCCTCAGCCGAAGGCATGATGCTGCcacatggccgggggggggggggagttgtgcaCACCCCACCCTAAAGGCAAGGAAGCAAATCAAAGTGTGTTGCTTTATACCTCTCCATAGTGTTCAAATCACTATTTGGCAGTTTTCAGAAGTTAAaggtgcaggctacacattgccctgccCGTCccccccctgcaagctgggtactcaatttaccggcctcggaaggatggaaggctgagcccacctggagctggctacctgagattaAGCCcgggtggtgagcagagtcttggcggcagggctgcagtttaaccgctaCGACAGAACCCATAGGAAGCCCTTCAtcccaccacacacaccccaatgtgCGAAGTCAGGCCAGTCCCAGCATGCACTGCAGCAATCCCCAACAGCGCCTGAACAGCCCCCACTCCCTGGCTATTCCCAGAACGTGACTTCAcacaagaaggaaagagggagaggctGAATCTCCCTTCATTGGTCTTCAGCCAGGGCCTTGAGGGCAGCTGCCACGTCAGCCACGGCTCTCTCATTCATCTTGCATGGGTAGAAGCCGTCCTTAAGGGTGAAGCGGGTGTGCACGGTCCGCACCACGGCTGGATGGGGCACCCGGTGCTGAGCGTCCACAAAGGGCCCTGGGTTGTCCTTTGGGATAAAGTGCATCACCACCAGGAGGATCTTCTGCTTGcctggaagaggaaggagaggaacagCCGTCAGACCAAGCCTTGGAggagggcagaggaaaaaaaaagggatgaaGGACAATCAACCCCATTGAGTACCTCAGTTCCCTGATGAGAAGGGGAAATATTTACAGGGAAtttgtttctatatttattttatcctgcctttctccttagaaagaatCTAAGGCAACTCAcataatttaaaagacaatatctaaaagctaaaaacagtaagtatacaaatatctaaaaagaattaagcaagtattatattaaacatgataaaattaatactaaaacacatttaaactaACAGAGCATAACAGGACATTAAAAAACCCCTCTGAGACCATGAGTCttttaaggaaaagcctgcttgaagagaaagatcttcgcctgcctgcagaaggacagtcaTGACGGGGCCAGACTgggctccagtgggagggagttccactgtCTCTGGGAGCAGGAAAACAGCAGGCCCTCTCTTGGGTctccaccaagcgcacctgtgaaggatggagaggaaggcctctcctgatgatcttaacacctgagcaggctcatcatgggagacacggtccttgaAACAGCCATTTGGGGCTTCATAGGTTAGAGCCAGCACTAACCTCCAGAAAGGTTATTGGCAGCGAATGAAACTGCCTGTTTCCAAAACATGATGGAATTTAACCACTCAGAAAAAGATCTAACATTCTGGGTTGTAGATGTGATTCTTTAGATGTGATCCTTGGAAAGCATGAAAAGTCTTTactgagaaaaaacaacaacagactggACACCATAGCCTGTTTGCAGCTTAATGAAGAAACAAATTTCTTGCCGTTCCTTTAGCAAGCCCCTCCCCCATCTTGCTGACTATCAAATGGTCCTCGACTCAGTTACCAGCTGTATAGGAATGAAGGCCACTCCTCTGGGATTTGCTCCTGTGATCATCAGTTGGAGCCGAGATGGACCAAAGttaaggtcaaggttccccttgacattgagtccagtcatttCCAACTCTAGGTCACAATCCTCATCTGCGTTTCCAATCCACAGATCGAGcatttatccgaagacagtttccgtggtcacgtggctagcatgactagtcatggaacaccgtgaccttcccaccgaggtggtccctatttatcaactcacatttttacatgctttcgaacggctcggttggcaggagctgggacaagcgaggggagctccctccgtcgcatggatccAATATTACAAcggcgggtcttctgaccttgcagcacagaggcttctgtggtttaacccacagtgccaccgcatcccttagatcagtggttcttaacctttgttactcagatgtttttgaactgcaactcccagaaaccccagccagcacagttggtggtgaaggcttctgggagttgcagtccaaaactcctgagtaacccaaggttaagaaccagtgccttagatgGACCAAAGGAGCTGACAAAGTTTTAAAAGCTTGGGGTGCAtcaaaaatattaattaatattagaAAATGATGTTGCATGCATATTCACTGATACTATATTATTTGCAGTTTTCCCTTGCTTTATGTTTatagagatccttgtccagccgGCCGAGGCAAAAACGCAGTACCGAaacgagcaaaatcagggagctggacgggggacagactgtgtttgtcttcagggtggaagggatggtcactctcgaattggccttctcagccacagtaggacgctgttccaagtcctgcatacacagcacgataccatagtctcttgagactgaaggatgcctgcaacAACTATGTTTATAGactaatttatttctgtttttatgttACATTACAGAAGAAGGCCATTTGCCAAAACACagtgagctttttaaaaacaagaataaagcCGAGCATGTCTTTTTTACATCCTGAAGCCCAGTCTCTCATCTGGAATTCGACCCATAGGTTGTGCAAGGGGGGGCACAAGGCTGGGGGTGGCCACAGCAGGAAAGGGGAAGCCACAAAACAGCCTGTGACCTCTTCAAGgccaacacattttatttattatgaggAGACTAAAGAGATGGGGAAACCCACAGGGAGAGACTCCTTTTCCCCCCAATTCAATCTTtgttacggtcattgaccagcgcTATTCAGCACACTTTTTCCTGTGCTCCACTTCCCTCTGATCCTTACTGCATGCTCCCTTTAGTCTCCAACCCCCTAAATCTGCAGAAAGATGAAATATTTGTTGGTGCTAGACAAGATACTTAGTGGATTACTtgcatttctgcccccccccccaatacctctTCCTTGTGTATTTTGGAGAAAGGAAATAGTTTATGTGTGCAGATGTTTGCGAAAGGCCTTCCATTCTGTAAAAAATGGGTATCTTTTAATCCCTCTACTATTGCTGCTCAGGAAAAACAGGACTGGCCTTTCCACTCTTTCCGACAGGAGCTAAAACTCACCAAGGAGTTGtctgttttatatacagtggtgccttgcatagcgacgataattcattccgcaaaaatcgctgcagaatgaaaacgtcgctatgcgatattaaaaagcccataggaatgcattgaaaccccttcaatgcgttcctatgggcttcaggctcacctttaagcgaagatcctccatacagcggccattttcgctgcccggtaagcgaggaatccgtcccagaataCAGCGGGCAggcatttttttaacctggaagctattttgaaaccgccgatcagctgggggaaaatcatcgctttgcaataatcggtaagtgaaacaggaaaccaatcatcacaaagcgaaaaaaccccattcagaccatcgcaaagcgatcgcaaaagcgatcgcaaaatcttcgttgctatgtgattttgtcgttaaatggggcacccattaagcgaggcaccactgtatatatattgtgtGTATATAGGATGTCTTGATGTGTCAAGACCCCTTTCTATCAAAGAGGAGAAAAATTTGTGAGTATTCATTATGTTTTTCACCCTGCTCcaagactgccgaagaattgatgcctttgaactgtggtgctggaggaggctcttgagaatcccctggactgcaaggagaacaaacctatcagttctaaaggaaatcaaccctgagtgctcactggaaggacagatcctgaagctgaggctccagtactttggccatctcatgagaagagaagactccctggaaaaggccctgatgttgggaaagtgtgatggcaagaggagaaggggacgaccgaggatgagatggctgaacagtgtctgcgaagcaaccaacatgaacctgacacaactccgggaggcagtagaagacaggagggcctggcgtgctctggtccatggggtcacgaagagtcggacacgactaaacgactgaacacacacacaccaagactCTACTGCCAGACTGACAGCTACAAATGAACAGGATGGCTTCCCCACCCTCTGATTACTCACCACTGAGTCCCTCGAGGGCGTTTTCGATGTCCGTGCCCATGCGGGATGCTATGGGGCAGAAGAGCAGAAGGAGGTGTTTCGAGGTCTCCCTGAACTCCTTCACTTTTAGAGAGACTCCTTTGCGGAACGGGTGCTTTGAGACATACTTTAAGAACTTCTCCTCGCAGCCACCTGTTTTCCCAGAAGTCCGGAACTGGACAAAGAAGTCtggaaggggggagagaagagaagagagaggggaaggagggCCACAATTCTCATCTCACACCTAAAGGAAAAAccaaaggccagcctgaatgcCACCCTCTTCCTGCCAGCGCCCCAGCTGACAGACAACTGTGGAGCCTCTCTTGTGGAAGAGACGCACACCAAGATGATCCTTGTGGTGAGGTGGATGCCTCTGAATGAAGAGGATGGTCCTAAGGCCTGAGCAATGTTGAGGCTAAGCTTTAAGTCccaccctgaaatctcaggataCAGAATGGTACAGAGGAGATGCAAATGCACAAAAGGAATGCTGatattttttcatatttccaTTCCTTCAGCAGGGATCCCAGGACATTTTGTAGGAAGGAAACATCACATTCTAATGAGGCTGGGACTTCCACAAGTAACATGCACAACATCTGAACAAGGAAACAAGTGAGGGTGTCCCTAAACTGACCCCCTGACCCCAGATCCTGGTTGGGCAAACCgtgataaattttattttattttggtttgcttgtttgtttgtttttttttatttattagatttatttattagatttatatcccagcCTTCTAGACAATGCCTACTCAGAGAAAGAAGGTGGCCCTTCGGTTTGAGCCAGAACATGGCTGGGGATGAGCCGAGAGCAGTAAcactgggatgggggggggggggagaagggcttCTGGCGATCATATGTGTGGTTGAGCTGATTCCAACTGATAGTAACCCTTTGCAGGAGTCTAAAGGTTTAAAGGTCTGAGGATGGGTTTCCCGTTCAACTTCTTCTGGGACCCTTGTGCAGcctccccaaggccacactggctggctgaTTTCCTGggacttatttttttatttcagcttttaatgttgtttcttCCAATACTCTAGGGACCTcaggtcctttttttaaaaagaaaggcaacatatattttaaataaataagtaaataaaatttgCCCCACTGCtcttaataatcatcatcataataactCTCCAGGCAGCTCTCAGGGAAGGCTGCATCGAAATCATACAGAGGGGAAAGAACAAACGGGGGAGGCAAAGATGATTGGCTTTTCATCGGTTCTTGGGGTCGCCCGCCTCCATCACGGGAGCCTCTGCAAGGGAGATCCAGTCGGACCCCCAAGGAAATGTCCTGGGCTGGGATCCAAGTCCTACACAGGAGGAGCAGAAGGTCCAGCTTGCCGGCATCCCATTTTGCCCTCCTCCAAGCTGGAGTCTTCCCAGTGGGCGGAGGAGGGCCGCCCTGGTTCTCTCTGGgcgccccttccctcccttctcacaGCCCCCCCCAACCGCCCTTTCTGTGCCCCCATggtctctgccccctccccctcttgGCTGGCTTCATCCTGCTGTCCCCAAGCAAGGTCTCTCTGATAGGaactggggaggaagagagggagggaaagaggacaAGAAAAGAGGACAGGAGAAGAGGAGGCCTGTTCAGAGCTGGAGCCGAAGGAAAGCCCAGCCATGCCTGGaacccagaaaaacaaataaataatgaaatgaaatgaaatgaaatgcaccTCATTCAGGAATTGAGGtacaaagggaagggaagagaaggaagagggcaGGCGGGGGagatggaggtgggggggcagTTGTGTGGAACTTTAGACCTGGGCAAGGAGATGCTGGGAACCTCCTTGGTGAAGGCCAGGAATAAAGCCCAGCCAGGCAGGGAACCCGGTCAACAGGATTGCAGGCGAACATGAGCCTTAGGTTGCATTCCCACCGACTGTCCAGGCTGCTCCCCAAGAAGAAAAACAGGCCCCTTCCTGCACAGTTTGCATGACCCGTCTCGAAAAGGAACAGGCAGAATTTGTGAAattcactttttttggggggggctgcaatcccccagccagcttggGGAGTGGGATATTGGTTTTTCCCAGCACCCTCCTCCTCTGTTTCCCAACCTCCCTTTCCTAGTTTGTTACCTCTTCCTCATCCTTAAGACATACTCACCTACATCAGATGTTATTCCTCTGGGCAATGAAGCCGAAActcttttagctgtttggggggTTCCAGAGTCTCCCTGTCTATTCCTGAGCGGCCCCTCTTGCTTCAGGCGGGACACCGGCTCTTCCCGATCAGGGCGCTGCAGCTTCAGTTTGTTGTTCTCCTCCAGGTTATGGGACACAACCTCCGTCAGTGAGTCTACCTGCTCCTTCAGCCTCTGGTTCTCAGCCGAGAGTCGGGTCACCTCGTCCTGATCGTGGTCTTGTTCCTCCACCTTTGGGAACTCAACTGGAAGAAGGGATTTCAGATCCACAGGATCCTGATCCGGCTGCTTCAGCTGATGATTCTCAGTCAGGAAATGGATCACCACCTCCCACAGCACACGTACCTGCCGCTTCAGCCTCTGGTTCTCAGCCAAGAGATGGGATGTCCCTTCCTCCTGATCAGGGCTCTTCTCCTTCAGCCTCTGGTTCTCATCCGAGAGACAGGACTTCCCTTCCTCCTGATCAGGGCTCTTCTCATTGAGGATCTGTTTCTCAGCCGAGAGACGGGACTTCCCTTCCTCCTGATCAGGGCTGTTCTCCTTGAGGCTATGGTTCTCAGCCAAGAGATGGGACCTCCCTTCCTCCTGATCAGGGCTCTTCTCCTTCAGCCTCTGGTTCTCAGCCGAGAGATaggacctccctccctcctgatcAGGGCTCTTCTCCTTGAGGCTCTGGTTCTCAGTCGAGAGACGGGACTTCCCTTCCTCCTGATCAGGGCTCTTCTCATTGAGGATCTGTTTCTCAGCCGAGAGACGGGACTTCCCTTCCTCCTGATCAGGGCTGTTCTCCTTGAGGCTATGGTTCTCAGCCGAGAGATGGGACCTCCCTTCCTCCTGATCAGGGCTCTTCTCCTTCAGCCTCTGGTTCTCAGCCGAGAGATaggacctccctccctcctgatcAGGGCTCTTCTCATTGAGGATCTGGTTCTCAGCCGAGAGACGGGACCTCCCTCCTTCCTGATCAGGGCTCTTCTCCTTGAGGATCTGGATCTCAGCCGAGAGATGGAACTTCCCTTCCTCCTGATCAGGGCTCTTCTCATTGAGGATCTGTTTCTCAGCCGAGAGACGGGACTTCCCTTCCTCCTGATCAGGGCTGTTCTCCTTGAGGCTATGGTTCTCAGCCAAGAGATGGGACCTCCCTTCCTCCTGATCAGGGCTCTTCTCCTTCAGCCTCTGGTTCTCAGCCGAGAGATaggacctccctccctcctgatcAGGGCTCTTCTCCTTGAGGCTCTGGTTCTCAGTCGAGAGACGGGACTTCCCTTCCTCCTGATCAGGGCTCTTCTCATTGAGGATCTGTTTCTCAGCCGAGAGACGGGACTTCCCTTCCTCCTGATCAGGGCTGTTCTCCTTGAGGCTATGGTTCTCAGCCAAGAGATgggacctccctccctcctgatcAGGGCTCTTCTCCTTGAGGCTCTGGTTCTCAGTCGAGAGACGGGACTTCCCTTCCTCCTGATCAGGGCTCTTCTCATTGAGGATCTGTTTCTCAGCCGAGAGACGGGACTTCCCTTCCTCCTGATCAGGGCTGTTCTCCTTGAGGCTATGGTTCTCAGCCAAGAGATGGGACCTCCCTTCCTCCTGATCAGGGCTCTTATCCTTCAGCCTCTGGTTCTCAGCCGAGAGATaggacctccctccctcctgatcAGGGCTCTTCTCATTGAGGATCTGGTTCTCAGCTGAGACACGGGACTTCCCTTCCTCCTGATCAGGGCTCTTCTCATTGAGGATCTGTTTCTCAGCCGAGAGACGGGACTTCCCTTCCTCCTGATCAGGGCTCTTCTCATTGAGGATCTGGTTCTCAGCCGAGAGACgggacctccctccctcctgatcAGGGCTCTTCTCCTTGAGGATCTGGATCTCAGCCGAGAGATGGAACTTCCCTTCCTCCTGATCAGGGCTCTTCTCATTGAGGATCTGTTTCTCAGCCGAGAGACGGGACTTCCCTTCCTCCTGATCAGGGCTCTTCTCATTGAGGATCTGGTTCTCAGCCGAGAGACgggacctccctccctcctgatcAGGGCTCTTCTCCTTGAGGATCTGGATCTCAGCCGAGAGATGGAACTTCCCTTCCTCCTGATCAGGGCTCTTCTCATTGAGGATCTGTTTCTCAGCCGAGAGACGGGACTTCCCTTCCTCCTGATCAGGGCTGTTCTCCTTGAGGCTATGGTTCTCAGCCAAGAGATGGGACTTCCCTTCCTCCTGATCAGGGCTCTTCTCCTTCAGCCTCTGGTTCTCAGCCGAGAGATGGTACCTCCCTTCCTCCTGATCAGGGCTCTTCTCTTTCAGCCTCTGGTTCTCAGTCGAGAGATGGGACTTCCCTTCCTCCTGATCAGGGCTCTTCTCCTTCAGCCTCTGGTTCTCAGCTGAGGGATGGTACCTCCCTTCCTCCTGATCAGGGCTCTTCTCCTTCAAGCTCTGGTTCTCCTCCTCCATCAGCACATGGACCTGAGGATGGAGCACCCTCTCCTCCTGCTTGTGTATCTGCTTTTTTTAGTGGAAAGAGAAATAggaatgcaaaatatttatttatatttatttatttattggacttatataccgccccatagcgctacaagcactctccgggcggtttacaatttaattatacaggctacacattgcccccccagcaagctgggtactcattttaccgacctcagaaggatggaaggctgagtcaaccttgagccggctacctgggatttgaaccccaggtcgtgagcacagttttagctgtgcTAAATATCCCAAACAAACCCCAAATCAGTGAAGTGGGAAGCAGGATTTTACTCTATGGAGGAAGAGGTATTGGGATATTGCTGAGCCATTGAGAGCAGGACTCTTGCAAATGAGTGCAAGCAggaggtcctctctctctctctctctctctctctctctctctctctctctctctctctctcacacacacacacacacacacacacacacacacacacacacacacacacacacacacacacacacacacacacacacacacacacacacatatgcctcTCCTCACCCACTTGGCCCAAGAGAGGACTTCTCCCAGGACCAAGCAGTGAGCGGAGCCCTGAAAGCCAGGGAGGAGAGGCCAGACCCGAAGTGCCAGCAGCTCCCAGGGACACCGCAGCTCCATTAGGTGCCAGGCCCCTCGAGCTGTTCCCAGCATCCCAAGAGCAGGAGGGCCCGGGGTTCAGCACCATCTCTGCTAGTCTACAGAGTCTGCTCAGATGAGTATTCCAAGCGGGGCTGCAACAGGCAGCATCAACCTGCCCGTGCAGATGACATCCCGTCGTCTCAGTGTGAAATGAaaagatcattttattttgcctggggTTCGCCTCCAaacatgactctctctctctctctctctctctctctctctctctctgtagcctAGACATAATTGTGGCCATGTTTTCTGGCCTTCCAGGACCTCCTTCCACAGCTGGTGTTTCTCAGATTTGTCAGTGTTGTAAGTTGGCTATTTTTAGTAGGGAGACAGGAGAGGAATGCAAGAAGTGAAATCAATGATGTAGGAGTGGGATTATTTCAGGGCTCAAGACCCCTTGGAGGCTACCTAGCAGGGCTCTCGAGAACTAGTTCGGACATGGGGGTTCCTTCTCCCAAGGCCATCGCTCCCCACCCAGACCCCTTGGGTTCAAGGCAAGGCCGTgagctgacctcagaaggatccGCCTTCCTCAGGAGGGATGATGGCTCCCCCTGTGCACCACAAAAAACATGAGGCCTTTTTTGACTTAGCCCTTGGTTGGGCTCCTTCTGCCCACTCAGCCCCTGGTTCTCCCACCCAGAGAGAAGAGCATCAGCAGCTCCAGAAAGGGAG
The Pogona vitticeps strain Pit_001003342236 chromosome 1, PviZW2.1, whole genome shotgun sequence genome window above contains:
- the LOC110090542 gene encoding uncharacterized protein LOC110090542 isoform X6, whose product is MFRGPPNLLGLSLPPALRPGGADDARCCPAPVRSAVPFQGLRGADFRLCPEPPRPVPCLAHPSGEGDSARARRRWILTSNKGTQPGRSPPRGRRRPLEKGRWWWFRFLFPPRKKPEVWRRWCLESPDLERRQSPSGPLGGLPGAEGAAGREWATEEASREGAAGAGPRPATPRETPPTGEQDAPAGAPIPSEKDGVGSHPGPPEQIHKQEERVLHPQVHVLMEEENQSLKEKSPDQEEGRYHPSAENQRLKEKSPDQEEGKSHLSTENQRLKEKSPDQEEGRYHLSAENQRLKEKSPDQEEGKSHLLAENHSLKENSPDQEEGKSRLSAEKQILNEKSPDQEEGKFHLSAEIQILKEKSPDQEGGRSRLSAENQILNEKSPDQEEGKSRLSAEKQILNEKSPDQEEGKFHLSAEIQILKEKSPDQEGGRSRLSAENQILNEKSPDQEEGKSRLSAEKQILNEKSPDQEEGKSRVSAENQILNEKSPDQEGGRSYLSAENQRLKDKSPDQEEGRSHLLAENHSLKENSPDQEEGKSRLSAEKQILNEKSPDQEEGKSRLSTENQSLKEKSPDQEGGRSHLLAENHSLKENSPDQEEGKSRLSAEKQILNEKSPDQEEGKSRLSTENQSLKEKSPDQEGGRSYLSAENQRLKEKSPDQEEGRSHLLAENHSLKENSPDQEEGKSRLSAEKQILNEKSPDQEEGKSRLSAENQILNEKSPDQEGGRSYLSAENQRLKEKSPDQEEGRSHLSAENHSLKENSPDQEEGKSRLSAEKQILNEKSPDQEEGKSRLSTENQSLKEKSPDQEGGRSYLSAENQRLKEKSPDQEEGRSHLLAENHSLKENSPDQEEGKSRLSAEKQILNEKSPDQEEGKSCLSDENQRLKEKSPDQEEGTSHLLAENQRLKRQVRVLWEVVIHFLTENHQLKQPDQDPVDLKSLLPVEFPKVEEQDHDQDEVTRLSAENQRLKEQVDSLTEVVSHNLEENNKLKLQRPDREEPVSRLKQEGPLRNRQGDSGTPQTAKRVSASLPRGITSDVDFFVQFRTSGKTGGCEEKFLKYVSKHPFRKGVSLKVKEFRETSKHLLLLFCPIASRMGTDIENALEGLSGKQKILLVVMHFIPKDNPGPFVDAQHRVPHPAVVRTVHTRFTLKDGFYPCKMNERAVADVAAALKALAEDQ